AGCttaaacacttggtccccagctgtttGCACTGTTTGGGGAGATGATGTAATCTTTGGGACACAGGGCGTAGCTGGTAGAAAATGGGTCACAAAGGGCCACACCTTGAAAGTTATTCTGCTTCTGGTTCTGGCCCAAGCTCTCTACGTGGACAAGCAGCCGCCTTCCACTCCTGCCATCGCATGCAGATTAGCTCGGCTCTGCTCATTGCCCCTGACCACCGTGAGATGGACCAAAATGCCCTTGAAATGGCCAGCCGAACAAATCCTCGGGgcctaagaagatggctcagtagttaaaggaacacacacaagtgggcacagacacacacacatgcatacaaataaatcttttctccccCGTCTCCCTTTAGTTGCTTTTGCCAAGTATTTTGCCACAGTAATGTGGAAAGTAACTCAATAGCATTCGGCAGTATGTTTTTAGTCAGAGCCAGTGACACACACTTGGGCACTTTGTCCCAGTGTGCCTTCTCCAAGGACTGTCAAAGAACAAGCAATTCGCAAAGGATTTTCAGGAGGGTTGCTTCACTTATCTTTCCTACCTCACACTTGCAAAAATACATTCCTAGTTCCTCCCAACATCATTAAGTCCAATCTGCTATTCAGTATTTGATGACTCATCCCAAACTGAAAAGTTCTAAGAAAAAAAGACTCTGCTCAAATGCATTGTCTAAGTTATAGTTTAATGttaaaatcctaaacatttatttatgtaacTTTTCTGTATCTTCAGAAATAACACCAAAGCTATTCATTAAGTTGCTCCTGACCTGGTGTGATCTGAATCACACATTTTCTCTTCCTAGAATTAAACCCATACATTCAGTGTATGAAAGCTCTTGGCTCAATAGAGCTGAATACAATTATTAACACCTTCTAGGTGCTTGGTTGACCTCTTTATCCTaagttctataaaaaaaaaaaaatacaacatctaGCTGGGctaaatggtgcatgcctttaatcccagcacttgggaggcaaaggtcggAGGATCGCTCAGAGTTCGGGACCAccctgactccatagtgaattccaggtcagcctgggccatagtgagaccctacctcgaaaaaacaacaacaacaaaaatctgtgtatttatgtttgtatttggCTTGGGTGCATGTGCTTTACTTTGATATGTTTGATGTGTCCTTTAAAACATTGTTAAGCTGCTACAAATAGTTATTTAGAGCAGATATGGTAGGACATGACAATAACACCAGATACGCAATTACAATATTGGAAAATTTTAATATCAGTTGATGAGTGGCTGTGTTTCTAGAGTTGAGGGTGCTAAGAAGCAGACTACCACGTCTTCTCACAGGATCCTTCCTCCTCTATCTCACAGTCTTGGGCACAGGTAAGGGCCCGGGGCCACTGAAGGTTAAAGCAGGCCTGGGCCAGTTGAGGGCCCCAGGCTACTGGAGGTCGCCTAGACCCCTATAGCCTCGGCCCAAGACCCGCAGGAACGAGGCCgctccctccccccagccccggGCACCTGGacgtcctgataagacttaggttccGCTTTCCCCAGAGCTGGTGACCTCTTGCTGCTTGTCTGGTACGTCCCTacatgttaatgaggtatcagccaacagctTTCACACAGCCAATTCCCCTAAGACCCGTATCCCTAGGCCTTTTCCCCGCCACTACTTAGACCCTGTGACCCTTTCCTGTTCACTACATGCTAATTACGTATCAGCAGGACCTTTGAACTAACCAATATCCTTTTGACCTACACGTACCTCTTCCAGCTCTTTCACaaatgcttataaatccattccTCTGACAAATAAACGTGctcttctctgaagctgtctcccagaTGTTTCTTCTCATCACACTCACAGCCACTccagaccctgctccacagttgcctggacacccCTGGGAAATCAATGCTCAGAGGCCCCAGGGCAGCCAGGAACCACAACAGTCAAGCAACTAAAGAGTACCACTGGTCCACTAGGGTCTCTTCAGCCTTGATCCTTTGTCAGCAACCTGCAGCCCAACTGTCATTCATTCTGAGTGACCCCATGGTGCACTGGTTATAGCTGTGAgatagaatattaaaatatttacatgagAAAACAGTTTCCTATTTGGTATATTCCTTCATTGGGTATGAGCTAGgctatatgatttaaaaaatgtggatcaatagctcttctttttttctttcaatattttatttttatttatttatttgacagagagaaagagggagagagagagagagagagagcgagagagagattgagagagagagagaatgaacgggcatgccagggcctcctgccactgcaaacgaactccagacgcatgtgccaccttgtggctaacatgggtccttgggaatcaaatctgggtcctttgttttttgcaggcaaatgccttaaatgctaagccatccctccagcccaatatctctTCTTTGATTCTAGTAGGGAAAGgttattttaaaggagaaaaggcCACACCCCCAAAGACTAGGCATAAGGCATGGAACTTGGGTATGTAGTAGAAAGTCTCCAAATAATGTCCCCTCCCCACAATACCAACGAATGTCCTTATGGTATATCTTTACCCCTATGGCCGGCCTGGTAGATTAACATCCAGACGAGTGAGGAGCaagcaggaaagcatcttaaagAGGGTTTCTAAAAGACCTAGCCATTTTggactgggatatagcttagtggtagagttcATTCCTAGTACACACAAGGACATAGATTCAATCTTCATTaccatgagaaaaaaaagaaagaaaataaatagcaacTTTAGAGAGCAGGGGAGTGAACCAGATTAGCGACATATGGTGGGATTTCTGGACAGAGCTTGAAGCTCTATGTAGCATTGCAATCATAATTTTAAACTGGGGACTCATCAGCATGATTATGACTTTTTTTCCTTAGCCCTAATCCAGCAGCATTCAGCTCTCTGGTGTGGGCAATGGGAAAGCAGACAGAATCATGGGTGAGTTTGGCCATTGGgtctgacagaaaaagagaagggcAGAGCTGGTGAACACATCCAAAAGTCAACATCAAAGACagatctggccaggtgtggtggcacacacctttaatcccagaatttgggaggcagaggtaggaggatcgctgtgagtttgaggccaccctgagactccatagtgaattccttccaggtcagcctgggctagagtgagaccctaccttgaaaaacaaaaacaaaaacaaaaagacagatcTGAGCATCATAAGagaggattttgttgttgttttggtgtcGTGTAAAGCTAACATCAAGGGTTCCCATCCAGGTGCACTGACCTGGTGACCTGGAAGGCCCTGCTTCTTTTGTGAGGATGGTACTTCTCAAACCCGATGAGCACAAGCCTTACCTGAGGATTAGATCCCAAGTACTGATTTCTGGGTCACCCTCAGAAATTCTGGGACATGGTGGATTTtttcattataataatatataatataatagagAGGTGAAACTGATTTGGGGGAGTCGGTCTGTGGAACAATCTACAAAAAATAATGCTTTGTGGGTCACTTGGTAAAAGTGTGGAAAGTAGAATTCGGCAGATGGGAACTGAGGTAACCCCATAACTGCTTACACTTGCCACTTCACAGCCAGGAAATAATGGTATTCCAAACTTTGGGGTTTTATTAACATAACTAAAAGCAAGCTCCCATATGGAGTAGGAGCAGCACTGTAATATAATGGCAGAGGTAATACCCCCAGCAActttatttctctgcttcttttggATTCCTTGGACAGACAGAGCTACAAATATGACATTGGATTTTGACTCAGAGTGTGACTTCAGCAAGGCTTTACGTCTGAGGCATCCGTCTTCCAGAAAGCCAAAGAACTATGTTCTGTcaggggagaagaagaaaagataaacATTCTaggagaaacattcatttcttaaaattgcttaatagctaagccaaaTCAAATCCAGTTTACCAATGTGTCAAATCAATTTAATTATAGGAACAAAATCATTTAATGTGTGGTTTCTGTGATGGCAGAAAAATGTATGGGCAATGATAATCCACTCATTTcccagagagaaaataaaaggttttgGTTAATTCTGACAgtgaagattaaaagaaaaattgcatCCACCCTTTACTTATTCTCTAAGGCCCCAACAGGGCTGCATCCGTCTGAAGGCCATAGGGAAGAACAGTCTGGAAAAGCACATCAGCAAAgctctgatatttttaaattggcCCCATCCTGTAGTTTTTCTGCTGATTTGTAGAGCTTATTGCACTTTCAGTATTTAACGTCTCACTAGGGTTTTGCTGTCCCTTGAGCAATAACAATTTATTCAAAGCAGATCTAGCTATGTGGAGTTATGATGATAATAATGTCACTGGCTGAACCCTTATTCCACATTATGCATAAGATTTCTGCTGATTAAACCAACCCTATGAGGTAAGTCTTATTAATCAGCTATCATTTCCTCCCCTCTCTAGCTGGTCATTTCCCAGGCCTCTCGCTTCTTCATTCTACCTGCTCTGATTGTCCTCTTCCCACTGCCCATAGAGGGTCAGCAACATTCTTGGAGCATTTCTAAACCTAGAGCCAATAATAGCTTCAGCCTCTCCTGGCTTCTCCTTTCTAGTTACAAAATACTtaatcacgggctggagagatggcttagtggttaagagcttgcctgtgaagcctaaggaccctggttcgaggctcgattctccaggacccacgttagccagatgcacacatctggagtttgtttgcagtggctggaagccctggcatgcccattctctctctctctctctcgctctcgctcttcctctttctctgttactctcaaataaataaaaatgaacaaaaaaaattaaaaaaaaatacttaatcaCAAAACCTGAAGCCTAAAAAGTTGGTATGTCCTTCTACATGTTAACCATTGTGTACTTCTTAATATCACACAGACATAATATCATCTTCCTCAAAATGTTTtgctccaataaatattttatcctGAAGAAATCatttccacctaagccagatgtgatGACGTGATGACGCCTTatatcccagcaactgggaggctgaggtcagagaatcactgtgagttccaggccagccagggctacagtgagaccctgtctcaaaacaaacaaacaaacaacaacaacaaaactcaggCATTGATAAAGGTAGGGGAAAATACTAAGATATCTACAGACCAATTGCTATCACCACCAAGTCCTTTAAAATGGGGAACCATGAGTGGCAGAgatttttattatgtcatatttgGTTAAGTATTAGTGTTCAAGCTAGGCTTAGAATTACATAAGACAGCATAATTCACCTCAACATTCATTGAGTAAAACCTAAGATTTAAGGGGCTCTCTgctttatctgattttttttcttatttagatttaaaaaaaaaatccagtggcCAAATGCCCCTAGTTTCTTACCATCATTGCACCACAGCAATGCTGGTGCGGCACTGGGTGAATGGGAGGCCTACTGGATTTTCTGGTGTAGACTTACCCTTGAAACACTTGGGGACTTCCAAGGTCCCATCTATGCACTGAGCCTCCTCGGTATAACTGcacttcttttccttatttttgcaGAAGAAAGAAACTTTGTCACcatgtttcattccattcttaaATTGTTCCTGGATCTTTACTCTTTCTCCTTGGTATATCACTGTGGCTTTCTTAATAGATATTTTACAAGACACTGAAAGAGAGGATGTTTGTAGGTCAGGAAAACTGGTAAAGAtagctttaaaaagtatttctctagctgggtgtggtgacgtacatctttaaacccaggcagaggtaggaggattgtcatgagttcgaggcaatccttagatgacatagtgaattccaggtcagtcggggctagagtgaaaccctacctcaacaaaataattgtgtatgtgtgtgtatttgtatgtgtgtgtaccccAAGTTCctttgctgctacaaataaacacctgatacatgtgccactttgtatctggctttatgtggatgctgaagaattgaacttggtccagcaacctttgcaagcaagcactgttagctgctgatccatctccccagagaAAGACAGCTTTTGAATCAGTAAATGATCACACCTAAGATACATAGGTAAGACAATAGCATTCCAAGAATGTATGTGAGACACGAGAATCGAtcaaacaaattgtatttgaaaatgccagaatgaaagATACCTAAATTTCTGTTCTGCATGCCAGCCAAAAACCTTTAAAAGAATGTGATGTGTAATGTCAATATGGCTGCTAACAAATGTTCTCTATCAGTAGAGCATTACTCATGGCTTGAGAAgggcttttcttccttcccctatAGGGCATAAATAAGGTCAGAGAAGAAACATCAGATTTTTGGCATCAGCAAAAGAAAACCCTTGCCTACATCGATCTCCACTCAGATACCATTTATGGAGCTGGTGCACCCATCGGCCGACTGCTGTGACAGATCACAAATGACCCTTGCTCAAAATATTACAACCATAGGAGAACCACCTCTCTTAGAAGATTATACAAGCCACCTCTATCACCACTCTAGCCCATCGCCAAGGAGACCCACATTCCTCTGAGTGGAATTAACTGTGGGGGAAAATCCATGTTCCAAAGCCACTACTAGACTCAAAGGGAATCTCTGCTCCCTCGAGACCACATTCCAGTTTAGAATGTACTCTTGGGACCAGCAGCATCAGTCCCAAAAGGGaacttgaagccaggcatggtggctcccaCTATCcatctcaacactcgggaggaggaatgccatgggtctgaggccatcctgggctaagTAGAGATATCCTTTCTCAGACAAAATAAcaaaaggtaatttttaaaaaataaatatgcccagaatgtaagaaccagaggaaggataggactcctcaAACATGCTCTCCActcagacacaaaattgcctggatatccatgacctcacacttcctgacactacctatacacgaccatcataataggaggaaaagatcatgacatcacaataaaagagagactgactgagagtggggaggggatatatggagaatggaatttcaaaggggaaagtggggagagggaggctattaccatgagatattttttataatcatggaagttgttaataaaatattttgaaaagaaaaaagtaaataaatattcccaGATCTACTGAATCAAAGACAGAGCCCCCAAAATCTCTTAAAACAAATCACCCCCAGAAACTCTAATGCACCATGCAATTTGAGAATGAGTACCTGATCCTTGCCCTCCATCCTCACTACCTTTCTCCTGAGATACTCAATAAATTAAGGGCACTTGGATGCCTGTTGCAGACTCTGCTTTTAAGTGCTTCCAACCCATGGCACTAGCCCACTTTCTGTTAAATGGTCTGGCCCACTGCAACCTGGATGCAGACACTGTCTGAAAGACTAagctctgcctctgcctggcACAGGCTGCATTAAGGAGAGACACCCAGCTGAAAGCATCCTGCATCTCAGGGAAAGGACACAGGCTGGTGATGCATGTGTTGCtcaaaatcaagttcaaatgggcAGAGAGACACAACGCTGGGGGAGGACACAAGGCATGGAAAAGGAAGTGGTGGTTCCTGCTCTCCAGCTCGGTCCTCAGGAGAATCAGTTATATTTCATCCCCTAGCTTTTGTGTCTGTTTTCCAAGCTCCCATTTCCATGAACTAGTTTGGGTGTGTAGTGGATTATTGTAATAAGCATAGCCTCTACAAGacacatcattaaaaaaaaaaaaaagatgcttgctgggcgtggtggtgcacgcctttaatcccagcacttggggggcagtggtagaaggattgccatgagtttgagactaccctgagactgcatagataattccaggtcagcctggactagagtgagaccctaccttgaaaaaccaaaaaagaaaaaaaaaagatgcttaaggctggagagatggcttagcagttaaggcacctgcctgcaaagccaaagaacccatgttcaattcctcagtacccacataagccagatgcacaaggtggcgcatacatctggagtttgtttgcagtagctggaggtcctggcgctccaatcccccacccctgcctctttctctcactctcaaataaataaataataaaatgttttaaaataaaagatgattAGAGGAGAgacttaaaagaaaatacaggcaACCCACATGGCCACCACCATATCACCAGTGAAGGCAAAGAAACTACTTCTTTCCTGTAGCTGAATATCAAGCAAGCTTCCTCAGATGAGGTTTCCCCATGTTCACGTGAGTCAGTCCCAGTCATTCACATGTCAGTAGCTATGAAGCAACTTTGAGCAGCAGAGgaaaaatgaatagaaataaaagcagaaaatggtGGGCAAAAGGGATCCATGGGGTCTATTCAGAAGCTTTGAAGGGCCCCACCCACGTTTCCATACCTTTGCAGCTAGGCTGGGCAGACCAGTTTCCCAGCTTGGTGCACTCAACTTCATCGGGACCATCCAAGGAATATGTATCGTGGCAACCAAATTTGGCTTTATCCTTGTAAAGTAGCACTGGTTTTGCAGGGTAGTTCACGAACCCATTGTCTGGCCTTGATGGGAATGGGCATTTTACTTCTAAAAACATTATTTAAGGTCACATATTAGTAATTAATAGTAGTGTTGTCTGGTAGTTATGAAATGGTTACTTTTTTTTGCCTCTATCACATCACTGAACCACTGGGTATCCCAATGAGTGAAATGTACTTCCTAAATCCATTATGCTTAATTATTTACCCATTCTCCTGTGCCCATGGGACCCTgggtatttaaaaaagaaacatcatcCCAAACCAAAGTCACATGATAGCTACataagacattgtctcaaaaaaaaaaaaattaaactgttcGATAAAGCCATTCAACATACCCTGATAGTTGGGGTTTTCAATGTTCCAAACATGGGATGCTATGCTAGCCTGAGCATTTTTTTATATTCACTCACCCCTGCATTCTGGTAACTCTGTCCAGTTTCCATGGGCTGTGCATGTGACTGTGTCATTTCCAAACATAGCGTGGTGTGGTAAACATTCAAAGACTGCCCTGTCCTGGTAGAGGGAGTTGTTTCCAATGGATGGCTTGTAAGCCTTAAGAGTTGCAAACTTAGGTACTGGTGGTGGAGGGCAGGTGATTGCTGGGAAAAGAAAGAGCTGTCATTTCTATGAAAACAGTTGAAGTTTCAAAACACACTCCTCAGCAAGAAAGAACATCCAAAAATGAACTTGAGAAAATTTCAAACTTGATCAGTCACTCAGTAGAAATAGTCAATTATAGATGTCAAATAAGAAAACATGATTCTAAATTAAATGTGCCAACCagtcaaaaaattttttaaaagaggaaaaaagtagTAAATGTGTCTTGCCACAATTAATTTGCCTTTTGCATCACCACAGTGGTTGGGGctgtatacatttttaatttaaaggcTGCCTTGGAAGAGGTTTTTGGAAGTCGCAATGTGTGGAGGACATTGCTGAGAAGCTATCGTAAGATAATGGATGGTGGCTGCACTTGGTGCAATGTTGGGCCATCTGCGTTCTACAGCTAGTACAGTCTGTTTGTTCCTATTAAATGCCTGCTTTTGGACTCCGAATACACAGAGCTTGTTCAAATAGCTCCAAGAGCCCAGAGAAATGGTAGTGGTTTATTACTCTGCCCTAACAAACATGGAGCTTCCATGAGACCAGAGAAAGTTTATGCTAACAAAAATATTCATGAGAAAAAATTTAATGTGATTTAATTGGACTTTCGCTTTAGTGCTTGCTTCTCAAAGGGCGGCTCAGGGGCTGGTAGAAGGGGAACTTCCAGGCAGCTTGTTTGAAATGCAAAAGCTGAGACCCAACCACAGTTGTCTCAGAATCTGCGATGTATGTAttaatttgtgtgcatgtgcacgcacatgaGTGTATgagcgtgtgcgtgtgcatgtagaggccggAGGACAACCTTGGACGTGGTTCTCAGGCACCATTCACCTTTATGAGACtgagtttctcactggcctggaacactCTAATTAGGCTAAGTTGGCTAGCTAGCATGCCCCCaggggattcttctgtctccccaATATTGGGATTACAAAAACATGAtgtcattttcagtttttatatgggtactaaggattgaactcaagtccttatagTTGTGAGGAAAGCACTTAGTTCTCCAAAATCCAAGAACCTACACTTTAACAAGATGCCCAGGCAACTTAGGTATATATTAAAGTCTGAGAATCACTCATTCAAATTAGAGTGAAGCTAAAATAACCTTTCTGTTCATAATTGCAAAAAAGAGATAAATGCACATAATTGGTATAAAAGCTGCTTAAAAGGGAGACTATTTATATGAGCCATGGTGATTCCTACTGCTGAGTGAACAATGGTATTTATCATTAAAGACctgtttttgtaattttgtttttcttcgatgaggatttatttataattactttACTTTTACACTTCCTTTTGCTAAGACAGGTCTCACTGAATGATTAAAGAACCATAACTATTACTGTGATGCCTGGATCTCCTAGACAAGGATTgaaatttcatacatatacatacatatcaaaGGCTAGTAAACATGATgtgaaatccccccccccactcacatgtttgagtttttttatgtgtttgaatatttaatccacATTTGGGTGACACTGTTTGGAACAGTTCTGGAGCCCTTAGGAGGAGAAGCCTGACTCTAGGGAGTTTGTGAGTCACTGAAGGCAAACTGTCAGATGTATAGTCGAGCCAGGGCCTGCCAGTTCACatgcccttcctccctgctgatacaAGGCTATGatacctggctgtctgctcctgtcaagctttcccctgccatgatgaaacaactgtgagccagaaataaaatatttcctccgtgagctgcttctggttgggcattttgcCTCAGCAGTAAGAAAGTATCTTATACTTAGATCTAAGTTCATGTTTAATAAATATAgtaatggatgaatgaatgaatgaaatgatgTCCTGGAGCAATAAGAAGAAATGTTTGATGTTACTGCTGGCAGGAGTTCTCTGAACCAGACTTTGAGGAATAGCTAGAAGctggagtacttgcctagcatttatATACAAGACCCTCAGCAGGATGCCCAGTAAcacacacatcctctctctctcccctagtCATATATGGCAGTCCCTGATAGACCATTGGCCAAGTTGTTTCCAAACCACTGAAGGAGCTTTGTTGTTTAAAAAACCTAGAAATTATTGGTACTACCAGGTAGAGGATCTAAATGAGTTCATGACTGAAATACTTTTACTCTATCATTTAAGCGTGTTGCTTCATATTGGACAATATCAGCATGAAAATTCCCCATAAATCAACTATTTCACTGAACCAAGATTGAGGGGCGCTTCTGGGGCTAAAGGTTTTCTGGGATATAGCAGTGAAAATTCTCAAGTCAGAAAGTGCTTGAACAAGGCAACTGGTCCCTCTACCGGCAGGTACCGCGCACACACTCACGGGCACAGACAGGGGGCGCTGGACTCCATGTTCCTTCTTCAGTACATTTAGCAGAATTAGTTCCATTCAGATAAAACCTGCAAAGGGAAAATTCAGTCTAGCAAGCAGCCAAGTAATCTAGCATTGGCATTTCAAATaaactagggatcaaacccagtggCTTGTACATGCAAAGTATGTCCTTTGTCACTGGACTACACCCACTCAGACTCAATTCTTTTTGTAATAAGTTCTCACTATGTTGCCAAATAAGGAAAAAGCAATGTGTCCTTGTGTCCTCTGATATACTTGCTTTTCTACCGTCTTGTGATGCTGTTTGCTTGAGGCTCTTAACAGTCATCTTGGGGTTCATGGGCTGTCCCTGCCAACGCTACAGGTGAGTCACTGCAGGTTTCCATAGCTGGCA
This is a stretch of genomic DNA from Jaculus jaculus isolate mJacJac1 chromosome 9, mJacJac1.mat.Y.cur, whole genome shotgun sequence. It encodes these proteins:
- the Apoh gene encoding beta-2-glycoprotein 1 → MMISPVFILFVSFLCHVAVAGRTCPQPEDLPFSVVVPLKTSYEPGEQIVYSCKPGYVSRGGMRRFTCPLTGMWPINTLRCLPRVCPFAGILENGAVRYTTFEYPNMISFSCNTGFYLNGTNSAKCTEEGTWSPAPPVCAPITCPPPPVPKFATLKAYKPSIGNNSLYQDRAVFECLPHHAMFGNDTVTCTAHGNWTELPECREVKCPFPSRPDNGFVNYPAKPVLLYKDKAKFGCHDTYSLDGPDEVECTKLGNWSAQPSCKVSCKISIKKATVIYQGERVKIQEQFKNGMKHGDKVSFFCKNKEKKCSYTEEAQCIDGTLEVPKCFKEHSSLAFWKTDASDVKPC